One window of the Leptospira ryugenii genome contains the following:
- a CDS encoding DCC1-like thiol-disulfide oxidoreductase family protein, whose protein sequence is MNPVFFYDGSCSFCTNLRSFLEKRLVDKTISFQSYLNFSESELKKIHPDLQHAICAGEVQYIRNGKRYPGFFAVRALSHSLAIYRWLSFLLYLPLVPFIGMAVMYFLKRIRK, encoded by the coding sequence TGTTCCTTCTGCACCAATCTTAGGTCTTTTTTAGAGAAACGGCTAGTGGACAAAACGATCTCTTTCCAATCCTACCTAAATTTTTCTGAATCAGAATTAAAAAAAATCCATCCCGATTTGCAGCATGCTATTTGTGCAGGAGAGGTACAGTACATTCGAAACGGTAAGAGATACCCCGGTTTTTTCGCTGTAAGAGCACTTTCCCATTCTTTGGCTATCTATCGTTGGCTGTCTTTTCTTTTGTATTTGCCTTTGGTTCCTTTTATTGGAATGGCAGTCATGTATTTTTTAAAAAGGATCAGGAAGTAG